In Brevibacillus brevis, a genomic segment contains:
- a CDS encoding riboflavin kinase: MHGQVVSGKQVGRTLGFPTANLSLLPPHPRLEQGVYGVTLLWNGQTHAGVMNVGRRPTFHDGVQISHEVHLFEWDGDLYGACVYVDVHFYVRPEMAFFDLTQLQKQIERDVNSVKAAFRLSGQKGRTSRAEQEAMIGL, from the coding sequence TTGCACGGCCAGGTGGTGAGCGGCAAGCAAGTAGGCAGAACGCTCGGCTTCCCGACCGCGAATCTGTCTCTGCTTCCCCCGCATCCCAGGCTGGAGCAGGGCGTGTACGGGGTGACGCTTTTGTGGAACGGACAGACGCATGCGGGCGTGATGAATGTCGGCCGCAGACCTACTTTTCACGATGGAGTGCAAATCAGCCATGAAGTGCATTTGTTTGAGTGGGACGGAGACCTTTACGGAGCGTGTGTATACGTGGACGTACATTTCTACGTCAGGCCGGAAATGGCCTTTTTCGATCTCACTCAGTTGCAAAAGCAGATCGAGCGCGACGTAAACAGCGTGAAGGCAGCGTTTCGGCTGTCCGGGCAAAAAGGGCGGACAAGCAGAGCGGAACAGGAGGCGATGATCGGCTTGTGA